In Fodinibius saliphilus, a genomic segment contains:
- the pstC gene encoding phosphate ABC transporter permease subunit PstC — MRLKEKIIEKILAACALVTVLTTVGIILILAIEAFSFFGEVSIVEFATSTQWTPLFTQKNYGILPLLSGTALTAFIAIAVALPTGIIIAVYLNEYAPKKVKKVLKPMLEILAVVPTVVYGFFALMIVTPILQSFIPGLSGFNALSPGIVMGIMIIPFVSSLSEDALSAVPDSLRQASFGMGSTKFQTAFKVMVPAASSGIIVSAILAISRAIGETMIVAIAAGSQPRFTFDPMVPIQTITSYIVQISMGDVPHGSIAYQTIFAAGITLFVFTFILNNISYWIKARYQQKYE, encoded by the coding sequence ATGAGGTTAAAAGAAAAAATTATTGAAAAGATACTGGCGGCTTGTGCGCTGGTAACGGTGCTTACAACAGTGGGCATCATACTTATCTTAGCCATAGAGGCTTTTAGCTTTTTTGGAGAAGTATCCATTGTAGAATTTGCAACATCTACCCAGTGGACTCCACTATTCACACAAAAGAACTACGGTATACTTCCTTTATTGAGTGGTACAGCCTTAACAGCTTTTATTGCTATTGCAGTAGCATTACCCACGGGTATTATTATTGCAGTATATTTGAATGAGTATGCTCCCAAAAAGGTCAAGAAAGTTCTAAAACCGATGCTGGAAATCTTGGCTGTAGTGCCTACAGTAGTATATGGTTTCTTTGCGCTTATGATTGTTACTCCTATTCTACAATCATTTATTCCGGGACTTTCTGGGTTCAACGCCTTATCACCCGGTATAGTAATGGGGATAATGATTATTCCTTTTGTTTCTTCCTTAAGTGAAGACGCATTGAGTGCGGTTCCTGATTCTTTGCGGCAGGCCTCTTTTGGAATGGGATCTACGAAATTCCAGACTGCTTTTAAAGTGATGGTACCCGCAGCATCTTCCGGAATTATTGTTTCGGCTATATTAGCAATCTCTCGTGCTATAGGAGAGACCATGATTGTAGCTATTGCCGCAGGTAGTCAGCCCAGGTTCACATTTGATCCAATGGTTCCCATCCAAACTATTACCTCTTATATTGTTCAGATAAGTATGGGGGATGTACCTCACGGATCAATAGCCTACCAGACTATCTTTGCAGCAGGTATTACCCTCTTTGTGTTCACTTTTATACTCAATAATATTAGTTACTGGATTAAAGCCAGATACCAACAGAAATATGAATAG
- a CDS encoding NYN domain-containing protein yields the protein MESNISDKLAVLIDADNAQPAIVEGLLAEIAKYGTANVKRIYGDWTSTKLRGWKEHLLDHSIQPIQQFGYTTGKNATDSAMIIDAMDLLYTDQFDGFCIVSSDSDFTKLAARIREAGLTVYGFGEQKTPDPFVAACDKFIYTEVLRSEEEKETDRSFKQMSTNELKQDTKLVNLTRNAIEASSDESGWAHLGQVGSYIAKQSPEFDPRNYGYQKLGELVKAIRLFEIEERSTGQGQSKAIYIKDGRN from the coding sequence ATGGAATCCAATATTTCTGATAAGCTAGCCGTACTTATTGATGCAGATAATGCGCAACCTGCTATTGTTGAGGGACTTCTGGCTGAAATTGCCAAATATGGTACTGCCAATGTTAAACGGATATACGGGGATTGGACATCTACTAAATTACGCGGTTGGAAAGAGCATTTGCTGGATCACTCCATACAACCTATCCAACAATTTGGTTACACTACCGGTAAAAATGCGACCGACAGTGCTATGATTATTGATGCCATGGATCTTTTGTATACCGATCAATTTGATGGTTTTTGTATCGTTTCCAGCGACAGTGATTTTACAAAGCTGGCTGCACGCATTCGTGAAGCAGGTTTAACGGTATATGGATTCGGTGAACAGAAAACCCCGGACCCATTTGTTGCTGCCTGCGATAAATTTATTTACACCGAAGTTTTACGTAGTGAGGAAGAGAAAGAGACTGATCGTTCTTTCAAGCAAATGTCTACCAATGAGTTAAAGCAAGATACCAAGCTTGTAAACCTTACACGCAATGCTATTGAGGCTTCATCAGATGAAAGCGGGTGGGCTCACCTTGGACAAGTTGGCAGTTATATCGCCAAACAATCTCCGGAATTTGATCCCCGTAATTATGGCTACCAAAAACTGGGAGAGCTGGTGAAAGCAATTAGACTATTTGAAATTGAAGAACGCTCTACCGGACAGGGACAATCCAAAGCAATCTATATCAAAGATGGCCGAAATTAG
- a CDS encoding PstS family phosphate ABC transporter substrate-binding protein has protein sequence MVKKLLALVIFSGLFIVSCGSGGSEGNNEIKIDGSSTVFPITEAAAEEFRKEAPNVRVTVGVSGTGGGFQKFLRGDTDINNASREIKPSEVKTAKENGIEYLRLSVAFDGLAVVVNPENDWVDHFTVEELKTIWEPSAQGEVTKWSDIRDEWPDKELHLFGPGVASGTYDYFTEAIVGESGASRGDFTASEDDNVLVQGVSTDDSALGFFGLAYYEENMDKLKLVPIENENGKVVKPSLNTVSNNTYSPLSRPLFIYVRKEAAQEKNVQKFINFYLDKAPTLSKQIGYVPMPDSAYKAQKEKFKKFHSQVDSTSSAK, from the coding sequence ATGGTTAAAAAGCTTTTAGCACTCGTTATATTCAGCGGATTGTTTATTGTCTCATGCGGTTCTGGTGGATCGGAAGGCAATAATGAAATTAAAATTGACGGTTCAAGCACAGTTTTCCCTATTACTGAGGCTGCTGCCGAGGAGTTCAGAAAAGAAGCACCCAATGTTCGGGTAACGGTAGGTGTTTCCGGAACTGGTGGTGGATTCCAAAAGTTCTTACGCGGGGATACAGATATTAATAATGCTTCTCGCGAAATAAAGCCGAGTGAAGTTAAAACAGCGAAAGAAAATGGTATTGAGTATTTACGCCTTTCTGTAGCATTTGACGGTCTTGCTGTAGTTGTTAATCCTGAAAACGATTGGGTTGACCATTTTACCGTCGAAGAATTAAAAACAATCTGGGAGCCGTCGGCACAGGGCGAAGTCACAAAATGGAGTGATATTCGTGATGAATGGCCGGATAAAGAACTACACCTCTTTGGTCCTGGTGTTGCTTCAGGAACCTATGACTATTTTACTGAAGCTATTGTAGGGGAGAGTGGTGCCAGTCGCGGTGACTTCACAGCCAGTGAGGATGACAATGTGCTTGTACAAGGCGTAAGTACGGATGATTCTGCTCTTGGGTTCTTTGGTCTTGCTTATTATGAAGAAAATATGGATAAGCTAAAGCTTGTACCTATTGAAAACGAAAACGGGAAAGTAGTAAAGCCTTCACTTAACACCGTTTCTAATAATACGTATTCACCATTATCCCGACCTCTTTTCATCTACGTTCGAAAAGAGGCTGCACAAGAAAAAAATGTTCAGAAATTTATCAACTTCTACTTGGACAAAGCGCCAACACTTTCCAAGCAGATTGGATATGTACCTATGCCAGATTCTGCTTACAAAGCACAGAAGGAAAAGTTCAAGAAATTCCATTCACAAGTAGATTCAACATCTTCAGCAAAATAG